Proteins from a genomic interval of Gossypium hirsutum isolate 1008001.06 chromosome A09, Gossypium_hirsutum_v2.1, whole genome shotgun sequence:
- the LOC107916912 gene encoding F-box protein PP2-B11, protein MRNRKAINTNNEDITNILPEECISYILSLTSPADVCRSKLVSPVFRSAADSDTIWGKFLPSDCYDIISNASSSSSSKLLTSSMSKTQLYFHLCKNPIIIDNGTMSFGLDKATGKKCYMLGARRLSISWANTPRYWRWKRVPESRFSEVAELKEVWWLDVKGTIETKILSPNTTYVAYLVYKFSSSRYGFEKKPVDLHVELGESDAGRTFRIFLDPSANIPQFSREREDGWMEVKLGEFFNEHGDDGKATCSLREVDNYTPKKGLIIEGIDIRPKDSR, encoded by the exons atgagaaataggAAGGCCATAAACACAAACAATGAGGATATTACCAACATATTACCAGAAGAGTGTATTTCTTACATCCTTTCCTTAACATCCCCAGCCGATGTTTGCCGATCAAAGCTTGTCTCTCCGGTCTTCAGATCGGCAGCTGATTCTGATACCATTTGGGGCAAATTTCTTCCCTCTGATTGTTATGATATCATTTCCAATGCTTCTTCATCATCATCCTCCAAGTTGTTGACTTCTTCCATGTCCAAAACACAGCTTTATTTCCATCTTTGCAAGAACCCCATTATTATTGACAACGGTACCATG AGTTTTGGCCTCGACAAAGCAACAGGGAAAAAATGTTATATGCTGGGGGCCCGACGGCTTTCAATTTCTTGGGCAAACACGCCTAGGTACTGGAGATGGAAACGTGTGCCTGAATCTAG ATTCTCGGAAGTGGCTGAGCTCAAAGAAGTGTGGTGGCTAGATGTGAAGGGAACAATAGAGACTAAAATTTTGTCTCCTAACACAACTTATGTAGCTTACCTTGTCTATAAATTTTCATCATCTAGATACGGCTTCGAGAAAAAACCTGTAGACCTGCATGTCGAGTTAGGGGAAAGTGATGCCGGGCGAACTTTTCGTATATTCCTAGATCCTTCAGCAAATATTCCTCAATTCTCTCGCGAGAGAGAAGATGGGTGGATGGAGGTTAAGTTGGGTGAGTTCTTCAATGAACATGGGGATGATGGGAAAGCTACTTGTAGTTTAAGGGAAGTCGATAATTATACCCCTAAGAAGGGACTTATTATTGAAGGAATCGATATTCGGCCTAAAGATAGCAGATAG